TTCGCTTTTGCTTTACTCCTTTAATTGACACAATTCTTTCTGATTCTTCTGTCGCTGTCAATTTGTCTGATGCTTTTTGTAACATTAATGGTGACTTCTTTTGTGGGCATTTTCTTGGTGTCCCATTTAGCCTgttaaaaagtttaaaacaatATCATGAGTTTGACATTGGCAGCAAATTGTGAGACATTTACAACAGCTATCAGAGGTTTGTCAAAATAAATATGCTAAATACACAGAAAGACCAAGTGTTCTCCACCCATTTTAATGATTTGGGGTgaattttttagttaatcacaatAGATATCTATCCAGCCTCATCCAAAGCCTGTTGTCATCAAGGGAAAGACTCCCATAGATGCCAGTGGGCATTGGACCAGGCCAATAAATCCTTTTGACCACCATTAACACTGCTATGCATGCACCTCTGTACACAGATTGAAAAAGTTTTGTACAAGAAGAAAACCCATACACTTGTTACTCAAAACCAGCACAATTTCTCCGACACTTTTCTTGACCTCCACTtaagtaaatatataaaaaatgtcaTGAGAAACTGGGGTGTTCTATCACTGTGATGTAGGAGATGTGTCGCTTCCTTCTGAATTACTCTATTCTTAGTAATCATCAAGAAGTCCCTGGGCAGTTCTGTTTAAAACAAGATGTAGTGACGTAGCCCTGGCTATTTACTCCCTGAAGCAAAATTCATAATGCAATATATTGTCCTGTGGCTATTGTGAAATACAGGAAACAGAGGGCCAAATCCTTGTTACCCTGTGGGCCAACCTGTGGCAAGTAGAGCCAGGAGGATTTGTCCCAGAATGTATGTGCCATCATGTAAATAATAGCTCAGATGGTCCATTTTAAAATGAggttgtgacagagtgctgaggcCTAATAGATGGgacagcactctgatcactgttGTCTCAGTTAGTTTCCCCAGCAGTCGCTGACTGAGGAAATAGGGAGGAATTAGCTAATCAGATGGGAAACTGGGTGAGTTAAGGAACTAATTGGCTCATCAGATGACTAACTTGATAAAAGGcaggaaggaagtgttattggggcagggcagctgtgcCCAAACTGAAGAAGATCCCAAGGAAGGGAGATCTCTTTTCCTTCCAGGGCCCTGATGAACAGGGGTCTGATGGTAATAGAGCTACAGGAATTAGAATTGTTGTACTGAACTGTACAGGTGTTGGTTGAAGGGACTTGAATAAATTATATGGAGTGGACACTAAAAGAAGAGAGTCTGAGCAGTTTCTCTAGCAAACAAGGAAAGGTGAGGCATATGTCCCATACAGATGTGAACTCTCCTTTGCCATTAACCTCTGCTCATACATATTAATCTGATTATTTTAACAGGAGAAGCTATGTTTTTCCTCAAGTTTAGCTTTAAATACAGTGCATATTGGGGACATGTACAGTATATATAGTCCCCATGCAAAATAGAGATTTACCTTTTAGAAATCTAGCGATAGCAATTGCCTCAGTGACCTACTGCAGTAGTcgattccacaggctgactgtacACTATCTAAAGTTATATTTATTGTAATTATCTAAAATTTACTGCCCTTTATTTTCAGTGATTGCCTCCTTCTTGTGAAATCTTCAATCTCCCCTTGATAATTTTAATAATTCATTCAAGtctttttctgccttttctgccaaGACTAAATAATTATTGCACAGTTTATATCTATACATGTCTTCTCTGGACCTTCCCAGTCCTCACTCTACTTTTCTTAAAGTGTGCTAACCATATCTGGACAAGATAAATGAGTGCACACCAGTGTTTGAAATGGTCTTATAATATTATCTCTCTATTTTAATTCACTTATTTGCCTTTTCAAATGTTGCTATGTACCTGGCAAACATTTCATTAGCCATTCACAATGGATCTGAAATCTTTTTCCTGCAGATTATCTAGATTATAGAGCCAATGCTGCCTTCACTTCCACAagtgtaactcccactgaagccagtgggagttacACCCCTGCAACtaagggcagaattgggcccctaCATTTGCCAACGTACATTATATTTATGGAAGTTGAATTACATCTGCCATTGTGCTGCCTAATGATCCAAAGTGTTCATATCgatctggtgtttctcacagttCTCCACAGATTTTGTTAATCAAAATAATTTAATGTCAGTCAGCAAACTTCAACTCCCAGTGCACCTCCTCCGTCAGATCTTTCATACAATATAGTCAATAATCCTGGACCCAACATTAACCCTTGAGTGTCCAACCATTGTATTTCCTTCATTATTTTATGAATTGTTTTTATTATCAATTTCTTTTAGGCCCATATCCTTTTCACCTTACTGACATACACCTTTGCTGGCACTACAGTTTGATTCAGCAAGACAACGGAGGAATAGatattgtaataaataataatacctagtttaGATAGCtatatagataaatagatagcacttgtcatcagtagatctcaaagagctttattcccattttacagatggggaaactgaggcacagcacgaACAAGTGACTTCCCCAGGGTCACCCACCAGGCCATTGGCAGACCCAGCAAtataacccaggtctcctgagccccagtcctgtGTGCTGtgcactaggcaacactgcctaaCAATAAAGATAGAAGGCaaagtgaagtcagtgagaatacTCACATAAATCACATAACCAAGATTTGACTTAGTGTCAACCAAATTCTCTGTGCACATGGATATAACAATTGATTGCATGCGTCTTTGTTTGACAGAAAAAGTTGGAAGAATGCATTCCAAGCCAATGATAGAGGGCCCAATTAAGTAATCcatactcatgtgagtagccccattgcagtcaatggtcACATGATTTAAGGATTGCAGGAATTGGTCCATCATCTCTAGTAACACCAAATAAAATGAAAGACAAGAAGAGtgggataatatcttttactggaccaacttctgttggtgagagagacaagctttcgagcttacacagagctcttcttaaaaTGTTTGTATTCTTGTTGctaaaaaaataagaataatagaTTAGAGCTATCATTTGTAGAATCtaattctgaaatgctgccaagCCTCTTACAAATTGGATTTTATAATTACATTGATTCTGTTACACCATATTCAATTTGACTGATTAAATTTCTCCATGGACTCATGATTATGACAAGCATTTGCACTTTTTCATTTTCAGCAACCCCCCTATGGCTCTTGAAGTCATGTTGACGTGGAATGTGCCCCTGTACTCCTGCTACTGCAGTACTTAAATGGAAAGACACAACTGGGTGTAGGTCACAGGGGAAATATTTCCATGCTGCAGAAGCAATGAAGGATGAATAATACAGTACAaggaggtttaaaataaacacacacatactatTGTGTTTGCTATTAATGAACATTAGAGGTAAGGTTGAGATGTGGCTTCCATTCTAAACTCCCTTTTCCAGTTGCTGTCTATTTTCTCAGACAAATTCCTTTTGGGCTCACATTTCCCATGCTTGTTCTCCCATCCCAGAGGTAAATGTTTGAGAGAACCTGTCTAATGATCCTACTGTGCAGTTGGGTAGGGGCCTTTGGGTCTGTCCCTTGTCAATACTTAATCATCAGTCAGAAGACGTAGATTCAAAATCTGCCTCTGCCCAGATCTGCAGCTTCTCATGCAATATGCTGTGGCTGCAGTGTaagtattttatttgtatttcaagATGCTAAATGGGGTTTGACTGTAAAATGGAGAATTGTCACAAAAATAattgtagtcccattgaagctaGTTCTGAGAGTCACAGAAAATAATTATAAACCTACCTCTGCTGTTCTGAAGTTATTGTGTTTCTGTGTCATAGTTCCAGAGGGATGGACTGCAGGTTTTGTGCATTGAGTACCACAGCTAGTTTTCTTCTCAGTGTTAATTATTCCACTTGCAGTCGAGGACATGGTAACACAGGTCTGAGTTGACTGTTCATCTTCCAGCATACCTAATAAGAACACATGAAATCACATTCCAACAACATTTGACACTAATGGCCATTGTTCCTTTACATTGTATCACTATTTTGTAACTTTTAACTAAAGAAcactgtagggtgaccagatatcccaattttatagggacagtcccgatttttgggtctttttcttatataggctcctgttacccccccacccctgcccgatttttcacattcgctgcctggtcaccctagaacactgtcaacttgaaaccTAGTTTATATAAAACAAGGAATTAAAAGTAAGTTTCAGATAGTAAAGTTGCCTCTGTGTCTCCTGcctatttttgtgatttttaccTTCACATTTCCCTGTCTTAAAAATGCCTCTCCTGTCATTGTCttacacaaacaaaatgggaTATGAGTTATGGTGGGCCCAGGTCCTGTAAGCCACTGAACATGAGCAGACCTTTTCTCTACCTCAGAGGCCTGTTGACTTCATGGGTACAGGAGTTTGCCAGTGCAGAGCGGCTTGGAGGATCATGGCCTAACTGACTatacaaggaaacagtgacacTGACTGCATAGAAAGTAAGATCAAATTCATACAAAGGAAGACACTGGAAAATAACTAGAGACACCTCTCCCCTTGAATCCCTTCTAACCTTAGTAATCTTAGGGGTTACTTATAAAAATGGTAGGTAAGAAATATTCTgataaaaatatgatttttactTAGAAGGGTACCCTTAATTTTTATGAGGACTTGTTGCATAATAGACACAAACATATTTTATCAAAACATTGTGTCCATCAATAGTCAAATTATTaaggaataattttttttcaggtcTGGTTGAATGTACTGCAAGGCAAACATAGAGCAATATGATATGGGTGAGCCTAAAAAAGTTTCCTCATCTTATTGCATTAACTGAACTAAGCTATCATTTACAATAAGCCTACTTCATTAAACTTCTAGTTGTAATTCTCAAATCTGAGTTGTGGATCTGGCCAAAGTTAtaacaacaatgaaaaaaaagAACAAGGCTGGATGTGTCACTTTGGCTACTGTAGCTTTCGTTGTTCAAAAATACTTAACAAATTCTGTTTATAAAGAGGCTTGCTTACATGCCAACAGAAAAAATGTATAATCTTATTTTATGGCTGTACAAGTGCTGTGATAACTGGATGGAGAAGTAAGGGTGTGTATATAGATACAAAGGGGAAATAAATGTGAAGAG
The window above is part of the Chelonia mydas isolate rCheMyd1 chromosome 2, rCheMyd1.pri.v2, whole genome shotgun sequence genome. Proteins encoded here:
- the BAALC gene encoding brain and acute leukemia cytoplasmic protein; translation: MGCGGSRADAIEPRYYESWTRETESTWLTNTDTEPPPPACGHESARAEAGLREQGAPHPGMLEDEQSTQTCVTMSSTASGIINTEKKTSCGTQCTKPAVHPSGTMTQKHNNFRTAEAKWDTKKMPTKEVTINVTKSIRQIDSDRRIRKNCVN